The following are encoded in a window of Streptomyces sp. Go-475 genomic DNA:
- a CDS encoding MFS transporter codes for MACIGVFVAYLPVTTVSVSLPAIQRDLHASTSQLSWVSDAFVLPMAALILTAGVVGDVHGRKKVFQAGLLFSAAGAVVALSAQSVQVLWAGQALAGTGAAALLPTTLALISHAVPDPHERGKFVGLWAAALSLALAVGPLMAGVILRHAAWHWIYVPAVPVALLTMAAAVPLVADSRAPGSRRLDWPGQLTAALTITSLVYGVIEGGARSFSEPEVVVALALAAAGAVAFVVAERRSASPMLDLTLFRSPAFSATTLIAMISFLGLIGFFFVLSLYFGMVQRLDTLDAGYRMLMVTAVSLLLGVVVGPLMRHIPARALITTGLLASTASLLSLTALDAHTAFGPLAWRLMLLGLGMGLVITPMTATAVASVPHHLAGMAAAGNNAFRQVGGALGPAVLGTLLTTRATDALPGHLADAGVGSATAHQVTAAVDAAGLSAVAGMNLGPDTGRALGALSESFLDGLRLCLIVAASLALLAALVGVVLLRKPKREAAPEPAVGSVAEPAAVEPVAAYGPAVTGRVCDAAGRAMAGATITLVSLGGRQVGRAVAHDAGRYRLAAPAAGTYVLIAAADGHQPQASTLTLGEEPLPHDVVLAGGSRLSGTVATAGERLPVAGATVVVTDVRGDVAATGTTDASGAFGFGPLPDGDLTLAVNAAGYRPAALPVQWPGTPVTGLEVLLHPGARVQGVVRSGTGREPVADARVTLVDAAGNVVGTAVTGTDGAYAFTDLDAGDYSLIASGYAPVATTVTVDGRAPSDVHPHLAHQDA; via the coding sequence ATGGCCTGCATCGGGGTGTTCGTCGCCTACCTGCCGGTCACCACGGTCTCCGTCAGTCTCCCGGCCATCCAGCGGGACCTGCACGCCTCGACCTCCCAGCTGTCCTGGGTCTCGGACGCGTTCGTCCTGCCGATGGCCGCGCTCATCCTCACCGCCGGTGTCGTCGGGGACGTGCACGGGCGCAAGAAGGTCTTCCAGGCCGGCCTGCTGTTCTCGGCCGCCGGAGCCGTCGTCGCCCTGAGCGCGCAGTCCGTGCAGGTGCTGTGGGCCGGGCAGGCACTGGCCGGGACGGGCGCGGCGGCCCTGCTGCCCACGACCCTCGCGCTGATCAGCCACGCCGTGCCCGACCCGCACGAGCGCGGCAAGTTCGTCGGGCTGTGGGCCGCCGCCCTGTCGCTGGCGCTCGCCGTGGGCCCCCTGATGGCCGGGGTGATCCTCCGGCACGCCGCCTGGCACTGGATCTACGTGCCCGCCGTACCCGTGGCCCTGCTGACGATGGCCGCCGCCGTGCCGCTGGTCGCCGACTCGCGCGCCCCCGGCTCGCGCAGGCTGGACTGGCCGGGACAGCTCACCGCCGCGCTGACCATCACCTCGCTCGTCTACGGCGTGATCGAGGGCGGGGCGCGGTCCTTCTCCGAGCCCGAGGTCGTCGTGGCGCTCGCCCTCGCCGCCGCCGGTGCCGTCGCCTTCGTCGTGGCCGAACGCCGCAGCGCCAGCCCGATGCTGGACCTGACCCTGTTCCGCAGCCCCGCGTTCAGCGCGACCACGCTGATCGCGATGATCAGCTTCCTGGGCCTGATCGGCTTCTTCTTCGTCCTCAGCCTGTACTTCGGCATGGTGCAGCGGCTCGACACCCTCGACGCGGGCTACCGCATGCTCATGGTGACGGCGGTGAGCCTGCTCCTCGGCGTCGTCGTCGGGCCGCTGATGCGGCACATCCCGGCCCGTGCCCTGATCACCACCGGCCTGCTCGCCAGTACGGCCTCCCTGCTGTCCCTGACCGCGCTCGACGCGCACACCGCGTTCGGGCCGCTGGCCTGGCGGCTGATGCTGCTCGGCCTCGGCATGGGCCTGGTCATCACGCCCATGACGGCCACCGCCGTCGCGTCCGTGCCGCACCACCTGGCCGGGATGGCCGCCGCGGGCAACAACGCCTTCCGGCAGGTCGGCGGCGCGCTCGGCCCGGCCGTCCTGGGCACGCTGCTGACGACCAGGGCCACGGACGCCCTGCCCGGGCACCTCGCCGACGCGGGCGTGGGCTCGGCGACCGCCCACCAGGTCACCGCGGCCGTCGACGCCGCCGGGCTGAGCGCCGTCGCCGGGATGAACCTGGGACCGGACACCGGCCGCGCCCTGGGCGCCCTGTCCGAGTCCTTCCTCGACGGCCTCCGGCTCTGCCTGATCGTCGCCGCGTCCCTGGCGCTGCTCGCCGCGCTGGTCGGGGTGGTGCTGCTCCGCAAGCCGAAGCGGGAGGCTGCGCCTGAGCCTGCCGTGGGGTCCGTCGCCGAGCCCGCTGCCGTCGAGCCGGTTGCCGCGTACGGCCCTGCCGTCACCGGCCGGGTGTGTGACGCCGCCGGGCGGGCCATGGCGGGGGCCACGATCACGCTGGTCTCCCTGGGCGGGCGGCAGGTCGGCCGGGCCGTGGCGCACGACGCGGGACGGTACCGGCTGGCCGCGCCCGCGGCGGGTACGTACGTCCTGATCGCGGCGGCGGACGGCCACCAGCCCCAGGCGTCCACGCTCACGCTCGGCGAGGAGCCCCTGCCCCACGACGTGGTCCTGGCCGGCGGCAGCCGCCTGAGCGGGACGGTGGCCACGGCCGGGGAACGGCTCCCGGTGGCCGGCGCGACGGTCGTGGTGACGGACGTGCGCGGAGACGTGGCGGCCACCGGCACCACCGACGCCTCCGGCGCGTTCGGCTTCGGCCCCCTGCCCGACGGCGACCTCACGCTCGCCGTCAACGCCGCCGGGTACCGGCCCGCGGCCCTCCCCGTCCAGTGGCCCGGCACCCCGGTGACCGGTCTGGAGGTGCTGCTGCACCCCGGCGCCCGGGTGCAGGGCGTCGTACGGTCGGGGACCGGCCGCGAGCCCGTCGCCGATGCCCGGGTCACGCTCGTCGACGCCGCCGGGAACGTCGTGGGCACCGCCGTCACCGGCACGGACGGCGCCTACGCGTTCACCGACCTGGACGCGGGGGACTACTCCCTGATCGCCAGCGGCTACGCGCCCGTCGCGACGACGGTCACCGTGGACGGGCGCGCTCCGAGCGACGTCCATCCGCACCTGGCCCACCAGGACGCGTGA
- a CDS encoding glycosyltransferase family 39 protein, which yields MGPPTSRPPRAAGRWRRAAPLAVPALAALALGLWGIERQDSMWRDESVTYQVAHRSPAELWGLLGHIDAVHGLYYLLMQAVFAGWDGGLTALRLPSVLATALAAAGVGAIGARLAGRRAGTLAGLVLAVLPIIQQYAQEGRSYALVTAGVTWATYFFLRATADSRARWWTAYALTLYLASWLHEFAALALLAHGLTLWRSRPARADVRRWALAAAGVGTGLLPLAVVSAGQAEAQLGWLGRPGLGAWSLFLGLSAAAALLCRLLVRTGAPGAVALTRLALPLLIAPAGLLMTISLVKPWYVDRYVLYGVTGLALPAGAALSWAIGQRHRLAPPARMPAACLAAGTAVAVLLPWSLLVRSPESRKDDVVAVARTVDDQAHEGDGVLFMPARRREWLLSFPEVYDRLDDLALAESPTASRTLHGTEHDAAVIRRRILVAERVVALADPPGQPLDPFPQEEVKRRTLSTHFEVCERTRVHGAQIIVYARPGRCTP from the coding sequence GTGGGTCCGCCGACGTCCCGGCCCCCGCGGGCGGCAGGCCGGTGGAGACGGGCGGCTCCGCTCGCCGTCCCGGCCCTGGCCGCGCTCGCCCTCGGCCTGTGGGGGATCGAGCGGCAGGACAGCATGTGGCGCGACGAGTCCGTCACCTACCAGGTCGCCCACCGCTCACCGGCCGAACTGTGGGGCCTGCTGGGCCACATCGACGCCGTGCACGGTCTGTACTACCTCCTCATGCAGGCGGTTTTCGCCGGGTGGGACGGCGGGCTGACGGCCCTCAGGCTGCCCTCCGTACTGGCCACCGCCCTGGCCGCCGCCGGGGTCGGGGCGATCGGCGCCCGGCTCGCGGGACGCCGGGCCGGCACGCTCGCCGGGCTCGTCCTCGCGGTGCTGCCGATCATCCAGCAGTACGCGCAGGAAGGCCGGTCCTACGCCCTGGTCACGGCGGGCGTCACCTGGGCGACGTACTTCTTCCTGCGGGCCACCGCCGACTCCCGCGCCCGCTGGTGGACGGCGTACGCCCTCACCCTGTACCTCGCCTCCTGGCTGCACGAGTTCGCCGCGCTGGCGCTGCTCGCCCACGGGCTGACCCTGTGGCGCTCCCGCCCGGCGCGCGCCGACGTACGGCGGTGGGCGCTCGCGGCGGCCGGGGTGGGGACCGGGCTGCTGCCCCTCGCGGTGGTCAGCGCCGGGCAGGCCGAGGCCCAGCTGGGCTGGCTCGGCCGCCCCGGCCTCGGCGCGTGGTCGCTGTTCCTCGGCCTCTCGGCCGCGGCGGCGCTGCTGTGCCGGCTCCTCGTCCGCACGGGCGCCCCCGGGGCCGTCGCCCTGACCCGCCTCGCCCTGCCGCTGCTGATCGCCCCGGCCGGTCTGCTGATGACGATCTCGCTGGTCAAGCCGTGGTACGTCGACCGGTACGTGCTGTACGGCGTGACGGGCCTGGCCCTGCCGGCCGGGGCCGCGCTGTCCTGGGCGATCGGGCAGCGGCACCGGCTCGCCCCTCCCGCCCGGATGCCGGCGGCCTGCCTGGCGGCCGGTACGGCGGTCGCGGTGCTGCTGCCGTGGTCGCTGCTGGTGCGCTCGCCCGAGAGCCGCAAGGACGACGTCGTCGCGGTCGCCCGCACCGTCGACGACCAGGCGCACGAGGGCGACGGCGTCCTGTTCATGCCCGCCCGGCGCCGCGAATGGCTCCTGTCCTTCCCCGAGGTGTACGACCGGCTCGACGACCTCGCCCTCGCCGAGTCCCCGACGGCCTCCCGCACGCTGCACGGCACCGAACACGACGCCGCCGTGATCCGCCGCCGCATCCTGGTGGCCGAGCGCGTCGTCGCCCTGGCCGACCCGCCCGGGCAGCCGCTCGACCCCTTCCCGCAGGAGGAGGTCAAGCGCCGGACGCTGAGCACCCACTTCGAGGTGTGCGAGCGCACCCGGGTCCACGGCGCGCAGATCATCGTCTACGCCCGCCCGGGCCGCTGCACGCCGTAA
- a CDS encoding phosphatase PAP2 family protein — MTNADHGGRPAEALGATAVGGARARLRVARLGLWLIAALLAARQVAVVLATPRGERLTDLETWLGPNGVLHVNGSLYDSTRFTGTPFSGLVLKPLTRSAEQALGWGWTFGTLLLVVALGLIAARALPQPVSRRTALLAAPVAISLLMLSLPVRNTLWLGQTSIIPVLLVLLGCFVAHGQRASGLLIGVAAALQPTLLLFTPLLWFTGRRRAALSTGVTFAACTGLAWAAMPDDSYRYWVHHMAGVGLGGPADDLANQSLHGALLRLGLSGPPEVALFLSIGAAVAVLALRRAVRCFRDGQLLLAVAITGCAAIVVSPTAWQHQLLWILLAVVGRAGRRASDRYVWPVAVVLVMTLPTRMLLPDMQSLDPLRTNLVLLAALAAATAVPFLSRTSPYYRQPIPTEYAPAAPARFRRVPLVPFLRRVLTRPNLLLELLLIRVTYAAYSQVRLAATGGSNSAGRAEAEEHGMQVYGLERALRIDIEHWVNHTVVRIDWLRNFFDYYYTSFHFAVPLTVLAILYWRRPAEYRWARSALGFATLLALVGFWLYPLAPPRLMPTLGFIDTVHGVQDFSQPDYGTLTALTNQYAAMPSLHFGWSLWCGVVIAVLASRWWLKALGLLHPLCTASAIVATANHWVLDAAGGAVVVGAGFALTYVLSGPRPATAAAERDQPEVPSSSRSTSSL; from the coding sequence GTGACGAACGCGGATCACGGCGGACGACCGGCGGAAGCACTCGGAGCGACGGCCGTCGGCGGGGCCCGGGCACGCCTGCGCGTGGCCCGCCTCGGCCTCTGGCTGATCGCGGCACTCCTCGCGGCACGCCAGGTGGCCGTCGTCCTCGCCACTCCGCGCGGCGAGCGCCTGACGGACCTGGAGACCTGGCTCGGGCCGAACGGCGTCCTGCACGTCAACGGCTCCCTGTACGACTCGACCCGCTTCACCGGCACCCCGTTCAGCGGCCTCGTCCTCAAACCCCTCACCCGTTCGGCCGAACAGGCCCTCGGCTGGGGCTGGACCTTCGGCACACTGCTGCTGGTCGTGGCCCTCGGCCTGATCGCCGCCCGCGCCCTGCCCCAGCCGGTCAGCCGCCGCACGGCCCTGCTGGCCGCCCCGGTCGCCATCAGCCTCCTGATGCTGTCCCTGCCCGTCCGCAACACCCTGTGGCTGGGCCAGACCAGCATCATCCCGGTCCTCCTCGTCCTGCTGGGCTGCTTCGTCGCCCACGGCCAGCGCGCCAGCGGCCTGCTCATCGGCGTCGCGGCCGCGCTCCAGCCCACCCTGCTGCTCTTCACGCCCCTGCTGTGGTTCACCGGCCGCAGACGCGCCGCGCTCTCCACCGGCGTCACGTTCGCCGCCTGCACCGGGCTCGCCTGGGCGGCGATGCCGGACGACTCCTACCGCTACTGGGTCCACCACATGGCGGGCGTCGGCCTCGGCGGCCCGGCCGACGACCTCGCCAACCAGTCCCTGCACGGCGCCCTGCTCCGGCTCGGCCTGAGCGGCCCCCCGGAGGTCGCCCTCTTCCTGTCGATCGGCGCGGCCGTCGCCGTCCTCGCCCTGCGCCGCGCCGTCCGCTGCTTCCGCGACGGCCAGCTGCTGCTCGCCGTCGCCATCACCGGCTGCGCCGCGATCGTCGTCTCGCCCACGGCCTGGCAGCACCAGCTGCTGTGGATACTGCTCGCGGTCGTCGGCCGGGCCGGCCGACGCGCCTCCGACCGGTACGTGTGGCCGGTCGCCGTCGTCCTGGTCATGACCCTGCCCACCAGGATGCTGCTGCCCGACATGCAGTCGCTGGACCCGCTGCGCACCAACCTCGTCCTGCTGGCCGCCCTCGCCGCCGCCACGGCCGTGCCGTTCCTGTCCCGCACCTCGCCGTACTACCGGCAGCCGATCCCCACCGAGTACGCCCCCGCCGCCCCGGCCCGCTTCCGGCGGGTACCGCTGGTGCCCTTCCTGCGCCGGGTCCTCACCAGGCCCAACCTCCTCCTGGAACTCCTCCTCATCCGGGTCACCTACGCCGCCTACTCCCAGGTCCGGCTCGCCGCCACCGGCGGCAGCAACTCGGCCGGGCGGGCCGAGGCCGAGGAGCACGGCATGCAGGTGTACGGCCTCGAGCGCGCCCTGCGCATCGACATCGAGCACTGGGTCAACCACACCGTCGTGCGGATCGACTGGCTGCGGAACTTCTTCGACTACTACTACACGTCGTTCCACTTCGCCGTCCCGCTGACGGTCCTCGCGATCCTGTACTGGCGCCGCCCGGCCGAGTACCGCTGGGCCCGCTCCGCCCTCGGCTTCGCCACCCTGCTGGCCCTGGTCGGTTTCTGGCTCTACCCGCTGGCCCCGCCCCGCCTGATGCCGACGCTCGGCTTCATCGACACCGTCCACGGCGTCCAGGACTTCTCCCAGCCCGACTACGGCACGCTCACGGCCCTCACCAACCAGTACGCGGCCATGCCGTCCCTGCACTTCGGCTGGTCGCTGTGGTGCGGCGTCGTGATCGCCGTGCTGGCGTCCCGGTGGTGGCTGAAGGCGCTGGGGCTGCTGCACCCGCTGTGCACGGCCTCGGCGATCGTCGCGACCGCCAACCACTGGGTGCTCGACGCGGCCGGGGGAGCGGTGGTGGTCGGCGCGGGCTTCGCGCTGACGTACGTGCTCTCGGGGCCCAGGCCCGCCACCGCCGCCGCCGAGCGGGACCAGCCGGAGGTGCCTTCGAGCAGCAGATCGACGAGTTCCCTCTGA
- the proP gene encoding glycine betaine/L-proline transporter ProP: MKSRTAKAQDATVTDPALVKRAVKAAALGNAMEWFDFGVYSYIAVTLGKVFFPSGNPTAQLLSTFGAFAAAFLVRPLGGMVFGPLGDRVGRQKVLALTMIMMAAGTFAIGLIPSYATIGVGAPILLLVARLVQGFSTGGEYAGASTFIAEYAPDKRRGFLGSWLEFGTLAGYIGGAGLVTLMTALLSADDLTSWGWRIPFLIAGPMGLIGLYLRLRLEETPAFAAEVAKAEKDRPKVPLREMITGQWRALLLCVGLVLVFNVTDYMLLSYMPSYLTGQLHYDETHGLLVVLGVMALMMIVQPFAGALTDRVGRRPVIAAGCAGFLLLSVPALLLIREGSLLAVALGMGALGLLLVCFTASMPSALPALFPTKVRYGSLSIGFNVSVSLFGGTTPLVVTALIGATGNMMMPAYYMMAAAVIGGFAVWRMTESAGRPLPGSAPSVAARDH; encoded by the coding sequence ATGAAGAGCCGCACAGCGAAGGCCCAGGACGCCACCGTCACCGACCCCGCGCTGGTCAAGCGCGCCGTGAAGGCGGCCGCGCTGGGCAACGCGATGGAATGGTTCGACTTCGGTGTCTACAGCTACATCGCGGTCACGCTGGGCAAGGTCTTCTTCCCCTCGGGCAACCCCACCGCCCAGCTGCTGTCCACGTTCGGCGCCTTCGCCGCGGCCTTCCTGGTCCGCCCCCTCGGCGGCATGGTCTTCGGCCCGCTCGGCGACCGCGTCGGCCGCCAGAAGGTCCTCGCCCTCACCATGATCATGATGGCGGCGGGCACCTTCGCGATCGGTCTGATCCCGTCGTACGCGACGATCGGTGTCGGCGCGCCGATCCTGCTTCTCGTGGCCCGCCTCGTGCAGGGCTTCTCCACCGGCGGCGAGTACGCCGGTGCCTCGACCTTCATCGCCGAGTACGCGCCCGACAAGCGGCGCGGCTTCCTCGGCAGCTGGCTGGAGTTCGGCACGCTCGCCGGCTACATCGGCGGCGCCGGCCTGGTCACGCTGATGACCGCCCTGCTCTCCGCCGACGACCTCACCTCCTGGGGCTGGCGCATCCCGTTCCTGATCGCTGGCCCGATGGGCCTCATCGGCCTCTACCTGCGGCTGCGCCTGGAGGAGACCCCGGCGTTCGCCGCCGAGGTCGCCAAGGCCGAGAAGGACCGGCCCAAGGTGCCGCTGCGCGAGATGATCACCGGCCAGTGGCGGGCGCTGCTGCTCTGCGTCGGCCTGGTGCTGGTCTTCAACGTCACCGACTACATGCTGCTGTCGTACATGCCGAGCTACCTGACCGGTCAGCTCCACTACGACGAGACGCACGGCCTGCTCGTCGTCCTCGGCGTGATGGCCCTGATGATGATCGTCCAGCCGTTCGCCGGCGCGCTGACCGACCGGGTCGGCCGCCGTCCGGTGATCGCCGCCGGCTGCGCGGGCTTCCTGCTGCTGTCCGTCCCGGCCCTGCTGCTGATCCGCGAGGGCAGCCTGCTCGCGGTCGCGCTCGGCATGGGCGCGCTGGGCCTGCTGCTGGTCTGCTTCACGGCGTCGATGCCCTCGGCGCTGCCGGCCCTGTTCCCCACCAAGGTCCGCTACGGCTCGCTGTCCATCGGCTTCAACGTCTCGGTGTCCCTGTTCGGCGGCACGACCCCGCTGGTGGTCACGGCCCTGATCGGCGCGACCGGCAACATGATGATGCCCGCGTACTACATGATGGCCGCGGCCGTGATCGGCGGCTTCGCGGTGTGGCGCATGACGGAGTCGGCGGGCCGCCCACTCCCCGGTTCGGCCCCCTCGGTGGCAGCACGGGACCACTGA
- a CDS encoding O-methyltransferase, with protein sequence MSESHVWDEVDAYFTAHLAPDDEALAAALRDSDAAGLPHISVAANQGKLLQLLAQIQGARHILEIGTLGGYSTIWLGRALPADGRLISLEYDPKHAEVAVRNIARAGLDKLVEVRVGPALESLPKLADENPPPFDLVFIDADKANNPHYVDWAVRLSSTGSLIVLDNVVRGGRVTDADSTAPDVMGTRAAIELIGSHPRLSGTAIQTVGTKGYDGFALARVLA encoded by the coding sequence ATGAGCGAGTCGCACGTCTGGGACGAGGTCGACGCCTACTTCACCGCCCACCTCGCCCCGGACGACGAAGCCCTGGCGGCGGCCCTGCGCGACAGCGACGCCGCCGGGCTCCCGCACATCAGCGTCGCGGCGAACCAGGGCAAGCTCCTCCAGCTCCTGGCCCAGATCCAGGGCGCGCGCCACATCCTGGAGATCGGCACGCTCGGCGGATACAGCACCATCTGGCTGGGCCGCGCCCTGCCCGCCGACGGGCGGCTGATCTCCCTGGAGTACGACCCCAAGCACGCCGAGGTCGCCGTCCGCAACATCGCCCGGGCCGGCCTCGACAAGCTCGTCGAGGTGCGGGTGGGCCCGGCCCTGGAGTCGCTGCCCAAGCTGGCCGACGAGAACCCGCCCCCGTTCGACCTGGTCTTCATCGACGCCGACAAGGCGAACAACCCGCACTACGTGGACTGGGCCGTCCGACTCTCCAGCACGGGCAGCCTGATCGTCCTCGACAACGTGGTCCGCGGCGGCCGGGTGACCGACGCGGACAGCACCGCCCCGGACGTCATGGGCACCCGCGCCGCCATCGAACTGATCGGCAGCCACCCGAGGTTGAGCGGGACGGCGATCCAGACGGTCGGCACGAAGGGGTACGACGGGTTCGCGCTCGCGCGGGTGCTGGCCTGA
- a CDS encoding FHA domain-containing protein yields MLELTMAAVSAAEEGATAGMLMADAPSEPGAVLRVGRDKSVCRLSTPDDWLFVSRVHLEFLCGPDGTWQVTWLRGSQPDPSSEVRLTVGEYAQPLAYGGTVPLPRGGSGEIIVQDRTAPRSVNVGFYHEV; encoded by the coding sequence GTGCTCGAACTCACCATGGCCGCCGTTTCCGCGGCGGAGGAGGGTGCCACGGCCGGCATGCTCATGGCCGACGCGCCCAGCGAGCCGGGTGCCGTGCTGCGGGTGGGCCGCGACAAGTCGGTGTGCCGGCTCAGCACGCCGGACGACTGGCTGTTCGTCTCCCGTGTGCACCTGGAGTTCCTCTGCGGGCCCGACGGCACCTGGCAGGTCACGTGGCTGCGCGGCTCCCAGCCCGACCCGTCCTCCGAAGTCCGCCTGACGGTCGGGGAGTACGCCCAGCCCCTCGCCTACGGCGGTACCGTCCCGCTGCCCAGGGGCGGCAGCGGCGAGATCATCGTGCAGGACCGCACCGCCCCGCGCAGCGTCAACGTGGGCTTCTACCACGAGGTGTGA
- a CDS encoding DUF1992 domain-containing protein, whose amino-acid sequence MTERKPPGVDFESWVDKQIRDAEARGEFERLPGAGRPLPPDVESTYDELWWVKRKMAREGFSVLPPALALRKEAEDALPAALAAPSERIARKIIDEVNDKIRTMMFKPPPGPPLGKKPYDVEDVVRQWRERRAERGPGGSPGPRSDV is encoded by the coding sequence ATGACCGAACGAAAGCCACCCGGCGTCGACTTCGAGTCCTGGGTCGACAAACAGATCCGTGACGCGGAGGCGCGCGGTGAGTTCGAACGGTTGCCCGGGGCGGGCCGGCCGCTCCCGCCCGACGTCGAGAGCACGTACGACGAACTGTGGTGGGTCAAGCGGAAGATGGCCCGCGAGGGCTTCTCGGTGCTCCCGCCGGCGCTGGCGCTGCGCAAGGAGGCCGAGGACGCGCTGCCGGCGGCCCTCGCGGCCCCCTCGGAGCGCATCGCGCGGAAGATCATCGACGAGGTCAACGACAAGATCCGCACGATGATGTTCAAGCCGCCGCCCGGCCCCCCGCTGGGAAAGAAGCCGTACGACGTCGAGGACGTCGTACGGCAGTGGCGGGAGCGCCGGGCGGAGCGGGGACCGGGCGGTTCACCCGGGCCCCGGTCAGACGTGTAG
- a CDS encoding GNAT family N-acetyltransferase, with product MTWTVAPEPYDSPVAAALWRAYYTEVSDRWYLLHEGRRTDPDELEREIAAQPGADLASPRGRLLVARYGGEPAGTAGVRLLDGMTAELTRVFLKEPMRGKGGATLLVRAAEDAARALGATRMILDTRGDLVEARALYARLGYRETEPHNDDPYAEHWFAKPLA from the coding sequence ATGACCTGGACCGTGGCCCCGGAACCGTACGACTCCCCCGTCGCCGCCGCCCTGTGGCGGGCGTACTACACCGAGGTCAGCGACCGCTGGTACCTGCTGCACGAGGGGCGCCGGACCGACCCGGACGAGCTGGAGCGGGAGATCGCCGCCCAGCCGGGTGCGGATCTCGCGTCGCCGCGCGGGCGGTTGCTGGTCGCCCGGTACGGCGGCGAACCGGCCGGCACGGCGGGCGTACGGCTGCTGGACGGCATGACCGCCGAGCTGACGCGGGTCTTCCTGAAGGAGCCGATGCGCGGCAAGGGCGGTGCCACGCTGCTCGTCCGCGCCGCCGAGGACGCCGCCCGCGCGCTCGGCGCCACCCGGATGATCCTCGACACCCGCGGCGACCTCGTCGAGGCCCGCGCCCTCTACGCCCGGCTCGGCTACCGGGAGACCGAGCCGCACAACGACGACCCGTACGCCGAGCACTGGTTCGCCAAACCCCTGGCCTGA